One genomic segment of Pseudorca crassidens isolate mPseCra1 chromosome X, mPseCra1.hap1, whole genome shotgun sequence includes these proteins:
- the LOC137217571 gene encoding zinc finger X-linked protein ZXDB-like, whose product MDAEMEIPRLLSARGSRQGGGAGSPGGGGRIHGGPDPRAGQAPARRLLLLRGPQDGGPGRQREVARAASPGPGPSPLVPTPDHAGGGGGGGGGGVGGGGGDGDDFFFVLLDPVGGDVDSMGASQAAGPLWREEAGLGPRFHGHESGANPEGRPALGPSSLSAIRAPVPALAPIPAPVLGPAAAFAGTVTIHKQNLLLRFENGFLTLATPPPPAWAPGVAPAPQPGGLIAPQAGIPHAAQPGDCPELLPDLLLAERAEPAPAPAPEEEAEGPVAAESPRGPLGPGQGVVLYLCPEAQCGQTFAKKHQLKVHLLMHSSSQGQRPFKCPLGGCGWTFTTSYKLKRHLQSHDKLRPFGCPAEGCGKSFTTVYNLKAHMKGHEQENSFKCEVCEETFPTQAKLSAHQRSHFEPERPYQCAFSGCKKTFITVSALFSHNRAHFREQELFSCSFPGCSKQYDKACRLKIHLRSHTGERPFLCDFEGCGWNFTSMSKLLRHKRKHDDDRRFMCPVEGCGKSFTRAEHLKGHSITHLGTKPFVCPVEGCCARFSARSSLYIHSKKHLQDVDTGKSRCPVSTCNKLFTSKHSMKTHMAKRHNLRQDLLAQLGAANSLTPSSELTSQGQNDLGDAELVSLFSDVPSNSSAAVLDTALVNSGILTIDVASVNSTLAGNLLVNNNNNSLGQAVDPQALMATSDLPQSLDTSLFFGTTAAGFQQSPLDTDDVSSLSVRPSGSLSSLTMKTSSQEPQALTPSSKLTVDTDALTPSSTLCENSVSELLPPTKTEWNVHPDSDFFGEEEETQFAFSNPAGNHGSQKETDLITVTGSSFLVSLFHGHHLSAIQDMAHFSVPIFTASLSVH is encoded by the exons ATGGACGCGGAGATGGAAATCCCAAGGCTGCTCTCGGCTCGCGGGTCGCGACAGGGCGGCGGCGCTGGCAGCCCCGGGGGCGGCGGCCGGATCCACGGAGGTCCTGACCCGCGGGCCGGCCAGGCCCCCGCGCGCCGCCTCCTGCTGCTCCGGGGCCCCCAAGATGGCGGGCCCGGGCGGCAGCGTGAGGTGGCCCGCGCGGCCTCCCCGGGCCCGGGCCCTAGCCCGTTGGTGCCGACGCCCGATCacgctggcggcggcggcggcggcggcggcggcggcgtcggcggcggcggcggcgatgGCGATGACTTCTTCTTCGTGCTGCTGGACCCGGTGGGTGGAGACGTAGATTCCATGGGCGCCAGCCAGGCCGCAGGGCCCCTATGGAGGGAGGAGGCCGGGCTGGGCCCACGGTTCCATGGGCACGAAAGCGGCGCGAACCCCGAGGGCCGCCCTGCGCTGGGCCCCAGCTCCCTGTCCGCTATCCGCGCCCCAGTCCCGGCCCTGGCCCCGATTCCCGCCCCAGTCCTGGGCCCCGCCGCGGCCTTCGCGGGCACCGTCACCATTCACAAACAAAACCTGCTGTTGCGCTTCGAGAACGGCTTCCTCACCCTGGCCACGCCCCCGCCGCCAGCCTGGGCGCCTGGGGTCGCCCCTGCCCCGCAGCCCGGGGGTCTGATCGCCCCGCAAGCGGGGATCCCGCACGCCGCGCAGCCTGGGGACTGTCCCGAGCTGCTGCCCGACCTCCTGCTGGCCGAGCGGGCCGAACCCGCGCCCGCCCCAGCGCCCGAGGAGGAGGCGGAGGGCCCGGTTGCTGCTGAGAGTCCCCGCGGGCCGCTAGGCCCGGGCCAGGGCGTGGTGCTGTACCTGTGTCCTGAGGCGCAGTGCGGACAAACCTTTGCCAAGAAGCACCAACTGAAGGTGCACCTGCTGATGCACAGCAGCAGCCAGGGCCAGCGGCCCTTCAAGTGCCCCCTGGGCGGTTGCGGCTGGACCTTCACCACCTCGTACAAGCTCAAGAGGCACCTGCAGTCACACGACAAACTGAGGCCCTTTGGCTGCCCGGCAGAGGGCTGTGGCAAGAGCTTCACCACGGTGTATAACCTCAAAGCACACATGAAGGGCCATGAGCAGGAGAACTCATTCAAATGCGAGGTGTGTGAGGAGACCTTCCCCACGCAGGCCAAACTCAGCGCCCACCAGCGCAGCCACTTCGAGCCTGAGAGACCCTACCAGTGCGCATTTTCGGGCTGCAAGAAGACGTTTATCACAGTGAGTGCCCTGTTTTCCCATAACCGCGCCCACTTCAGGGAACAGGAACTCTTTTCCTGCTCCTTTCCTGGCTGCAGCAAACAGTACGACAAGGCTTGTAGGTTGAAAATTCACCTTCGGAGCCACACTGGTGAGAGACCTTTCCTTTGTGACTTTGAGGGCTGTGGCTGGAACTTCACCAGCATGTCCAAACTCCTTAGGCACAAAAGGAAGCACGACGATGACCGGAGGTTCATGTGTCCTGTAGAAGGCTGTGGGAAATCTTTCACGAGGGCCGAACATCTGAAAGGCCACAGCATAACCCACCTGGGCACAAAGCCTTTTGTGTGCCCCGTGGAAGGCTGCTGTGCCAGGTTCTCTGCTCGCAGTAGTCTCTACATTCACTCCAAGAAACACTTGCAGGATGTGGACACTGGGAAAAGCCGATGCCCAGTCTCCACTTGTAATAAACTCTTCACATCCAAGCACAGCATGAAGACCCACATGGCCAAAAGGCACAACCTGCGCCAGGATCTCTTAGCTCAGCTAGGAGCTGCAAATTCTCTTACGCCCAGCAGTGAACTTACCAGCCAAGGGCAGAATGACCTCGGTGATGCAGAGCTTGTGTCTCTCTTCTCTGATGTGCCCAGTAATAGTTCTGCTGCAGTATTGGACACCGCATTGGTGAACTCTGGGATCTTGACTATTGATGTGGCTTCTGTGAACTCAACTCTGGCAGGGAACCtccttgttaataataataataattccttagGGCAGGCGGTGGACCCTCAGGCCTTGATGGCCACCAGTGACCTTCCTCAAAGTCTGGATACCTCACTCTTCTTTGGAACGACAGCTGCTGGTTTTCAGCAGAGTCCCTTAGATACGGATGATGTCTCAAGTCTAAGTGTGAGGCCTTCAGGATCTCTGAGCTCTTTGACTATGAAAACCTCGAGTCAAGAGCCCCAAGCTTTGACCCCCAGCAGTAAGCTAACAGTAGACACAGATGCTCTGACTCCTTCGAGCACCCTTTGTGAAAACAGTGTCTCAGAACTACTGCCGCCAACCAAAACGGAATGGAACGTACATCCTGATTCTGACTTCtttggagaggaggaagaaaccCAGTTTGCATTCTCCAATCCAGCAGGAAACCATGGGTCTCAGAAAGAAACAGATCTTATCACAGTGACTGGCAGCTCATTTTTG gtaagCCTTTTTCATGGTCACCATCTCTCAGCCATTCAGGACATGGCCCATTTTTCAGTCCCAATATTTACTGCAAGTCTGAGTGTgcattaa